The Microvirga thermotolerans sequence GCGCGCCGAGAACGCTCGTGGTGGAGGAGGCGACGATCTGTGCCGATTGCGTCGCCACCGCCACCGCGGGAGGAATGCCGAGAAAGATGAGCAGCGGGGTCATCAGGAACCCGCCGCCGATGCCGAACAGGCCCGAGATGAAGCCGACCGCCGCGCCCAACCCGAGGATCAGGAGAACGCTCACAGGCATTTCGGCGATAGGCAAATATATTTGCACCCCGGTCCCCCTATGGCCGGTGCAGCCACGTTCCGGTCGTCGTCGTTCGGTCGACTTTAGACGCTGCCCCGTGAATGAAAACTGACAGAGGCAATCCGCGTCAGCTCCTCCCGTCCGGTGCCGGCGCGACGGCGGCGGTACGCTCCGCCGTCCGCGGCGGAACGTCGTTGGCAAGGGGATCGGACGGTCTCGGGCGCCAGGCTTCCACGGCCGCCCTCGCGGCGGCCAATTCCTCGGGGGAAAGGCGGGCGGCGACCTCGTCGCGCTTCCGGGCCGCCTCGGCGTCGCCCTGCGCGGCGGCGAGCGCGAACCAGCGGAAGGCCTGGGCCGGGTCCTTGCGGGTCCCCGCGCCGCTGGCGTGGAGGACGCCCAGGTTGAACTGGCTGTCCCTGATGCCGGCTTCGGCGGCCTCGCGGTACCAGCGCAGGGCGGCGGCATAATCGGCCCTGCCCAGGGCGCCGGCGGCGAGCAGGGTCGCGAGGTTGTGCATGGAGCGCAGGTTGCCGCCCCGGGCGGCCCGTTCGTACCAGGCGACGGCGAGCTTCGCGTCGCGCTGGGTGCCGATCCCCTTGTCGTAGAGGGCGGCCAGCCGCTCCTGGGCCGGCGCGAGCCCGGCCTGCGCCGCCCGCTCGAAGAGCCGGAAGGCCAGCGCCGGATCGCGGGGAAGGCCGCGCCCCTCGGCAGCCTTGAGCGCGATCTCGTAGACCGCCGCGGCATCGCCGGAAAGGGCCGCCTGCCGGAGGTCGGCCGGGGTCTCGGCGGGCAGGGCGCCGAGCGTGCCCGGGTCGAGGACGAACCGGGCCGACGGGACGCCTGGGGCGGAGGCCACCGTGAGGCTCGACGGCTGGAACAGGTTTTCTTCGGCGTGGGCCAGATGCGCCGGCAACGCGGCGGCGGGGGCGGCCTCGTGCACGACGGGTTCCGACGCCTTCGCCCCGCCGGGAACGGGCGCGGGAGCGGCGTCGCGGGGCGCGTTCGTCAGGATCTGCGACGTGCCCGCGGCCAGGACGAGACAGGCGAAGCCGAACAGGAGGGAGCGCCGGTGGGCGTCGAAGGTCCTGCGGAGGCGCTCGAGGAAGGAGGAGACGGGACGGTCCTCCCCGCCGGGCGCCTCGGCAGGTTCGTCGTCGGCGGACGGAGATGCTTCCGCCGCCGGGTCGTCCCGCTGCGGGTGCGGTTCGGAATCCGTCGGCGGGAGGGTCCGGGAGGCGCGGCGCGCGGCGGCGATGAAGCTCGCGCGGACCTCGTCCAGGCCGGGCTCCGCGGCAGGGGCCGCCGCATCCTGCGGGATCGTCGCCGCGATCTCCTCGATCTGGGCCATTGCCGACGCCTGCAGCCTGCGCACGGCCGCTTCGAGGCGATCCGGCGCGGGCAGGTCGGGGGCGGCTGACTCAGGCCCCCGGGACGCGGCCGGCGGTCCGGAGGACCGGGACAGGAGAGCCGCCAGGGCATCGTGAACGGCGACCAGGGTCTGCTGGGTCTTGCGCTCCGCCCGCGCCTGCAGGGCCTTCAACTCGACGAGGCTCGCCTTGATCTCGTCGATCTCGCTTCCGGACGAGAGGCCGGCCTGCGCCTTTTCCGCAGCCGCCGCGGCCGTGCGCTCGGCGATGCGGAGCGCCTCGCCCTGAAGGGACTTCATCCGGGCGGCCGCCTCGTCGAAGGCCTGCCGGCAGGCGTCGGGGATCCGGGAGAGCTCGTCGGCGCAAGCGGCGAGGCGCTCCTCCAGCCCGCTCGGGATCGGCAGATCTGCGGACGCGCCGAGCTTCTCCTCGAGCCGGTCGAAGCGTTCGAGGAGGGGGGCGTCGCGGTTTGCCGCGCCCTCGACCGCCTTCGCGACCTGGGCCGAAAGGCGGTCGAAGAGGCCGTCGAGGGTCCCGGCCTGCTCCCGGCGTTCCTCGGCCATGCGCGCCATGCGCTCCGTGAGGGCGGCGAGCTGGTCCGCGATGGAATCGAGGCGGGCGGGATCCGGTGCCGGCCTGTCCGCCAGGAGGTCGAGCCGGCGGCTCATGTCCTGGAGCTGCCGCGGCACGTCGCTCTCTTCCTGGAGGGCGACCGTGCGGTTCAGGGCGCCGCAGACCTCCTCCAGGGAGCGCTTGAGAGCCGCGAGGTCGCCGTGTCCGGCCTGCTCGGCCCGGACGTCCTCGACCTTGCGGCTCAGGGCGGCGACGGATTCGGTCAGGCGCTCGATCTGCTGCGGCTCCGCCCGGCGCGCGAGGTCCTGCCGCAGGTCGACGATCTGGCTGCTCAGGAAGTCGATGACGGAGCGATCCACGCTCGACCGGGCGAGCTCCCCGATCTTCGCCTTGAGCTCCTCGATCTCGGCGCCGATCCGCTCGCGCACGCTGTGGGCAATAGTCTCGGACAGGGTTCCCACCTTCCTGTCGAGTCCCGCCACCGAGCCGGCGAGCGTGAGGAGGTCCTTGCTGGAGGGCGCCCGCTCCAGGTCGCGGGAGAGCATGCGAAGGGCTTCGTCGAGGGTGGCGACCTCGCTTCGCGTGGCGAGGCCCTCCAGGCCCTCGCGCAGGCGCTCCATATGCCGGCGGATCTCGTCGACAGCGGCCGCCGCGGGCGCATCGAGCCGCTGCGCCAGCCGGGAGAGGTCGAGACGCAGCCCGTCGAGCGCGTCCGTGAGCGGCGTCAGCGCCCTCGCGGCCTCTTCCGCCGGGGTTGCGGCGCGGCGCTCCACGGCTTCGAGACGGCTCCTGATGAAGGAGAGGTTGCGCGAAAGGATGTCGGAAAGGTGCTCCTGACGGTCGGCGAAGGCTCTTGCGGTCTCCTCGAGACGGTCCTCGGTCTGCTCGATCCAGAGAGCCATGGCCTCCAGCGCCGCGACGTTGCGGGACGCCTGATCGGGGAGAGGGCGCTCGGCCTCTTCCGTCTCGGCCGCGGCAAGGACGGCCTCGAACGCGCCGCCGCGGTTTTCGACGGCGGGAGCCTGGCTGCCCGCACCGGACTTCTCCATCTGCGAACCGTCGGCCCCGTAGCGCTCCATGGCGGCCGCGATCCAATCCTCCAGGCTCAGGCCCGCCTGCCGCGCGGCCTTTTCCGCGGCGGCCCGGA is a genomic window containing:
- a CDS encoding SEL1-like repeat protein, with the protein product MKRPDPAHLDALDPQIRAAAEKAARQAGLSLEDWIAAAMERYGADGSQMEKSGAGSQAPAVENRGGAFEAVLAAAETEEAERPLPDQASRNVAALEAMALWIEQTEDRLEETARAFADRQEHLSDILSRNLSFIRSRLEAVERRAATPAEEAARALTPLTDALDGLRLDLSRLAQRLDAPAAAAVDEIRRHMERLREGLEGLATRSEVATLDEALRMLSRDLERAPSSKDLLTLAGSVAGLDRKVGTLSETIAHSVRERIGAEIEELKAKIGELARSSVDRSVIDFLSSQIVDLRQDLARRAEPQQIERLTESVAALSRKVEDVRAEQAGHGDLAALKRSLEEVCGALNRTVALQEESDVPRQLQDMSRRLDLLADRPAPDPARLDSIADQLAALTERMARMAEERREQAGTLDGLFDRLSAQVAKAVEGAANRDAPLLERFDRLEEKLGASADLPIPSGLEERLAACADELSRIPDACRQAFDEAAARMKSLQGEALRIAERTAAAAAEKAQAGLSSGSEIDEIKASLVELKALQARAERKTQQTLVAVHDALAALLSRSSGPPAASRGPESAAPDLPAPDRLEAAVRRLQASAMAQIEEIAATIPQDAAAPAAEPGLDEVRASFIAAARRASRTLPPTDSEPHPQRDDPAAEASPSADDEPAEAPGGEDRPVSSFLERLRRTFDAHRRSLLFGFACLVLAAGTSQILTNAPRDAAPAPVPGGAKASEPVVHEAAPAAALPAHLAHAEENLFQPSSLTVASAPGVPSARFVLDPGTLGALPAETPADLRQAALSGDAAAVYEIALKAAEGRGLPRDPALAFRLFERAAQAGLAPAQERLAALYDKGIGTQRDAKLAVAWYERAARGGNLRSMHNLATLLAAGALGRADYAAALRWYREAAEAGIRDSQFNLGVLHASGAGTRKDPAQAFRWFALAAAQGDAEAARKRDEVAARLSPEELAAARAAVEAWRPRPSDPLANDVPPRTAERTAAVAPAPDGRS